A genome region from Triticum aestivum cultivar Chinese Spring chromosome 2B, IWGSC CS RefSeq v2.1, whole genome shotgun sequence includes the following:
- the LOC123041269 gene encoding uncharacterized protein, with protein sequence MSRMGSNGGGKLASWLWRAPRRALVRARDLYVRSLTSCAGQFPSDASFGYPSFAAAPAPCSRAAGYHSFSASPSSSSRSYGGDGDLRELMRAASERRAAPERPPAVPRSRSVAMAKIDEDGPCEFGLAGDGVAFARSRSCAVSAGRASGQRGRAAHVPVS encoded by the coding sequence ATGAGCCGTATGGGCAGCAACGGCGGTGGCAAGCTGGCGAGCTGGCTGTGGCGCGCGCCGCGGCGGGCTCTGGTCCGGGCGCGCGACCTCTACGTGCGGAGCCTCACCAGCTGCGCGGGCCAATTCCCATCCGACGCCTCCTTCGGCTACCCGTCCTTCGCCGCCGCGCCTGCGCCGTGCAGCAGGGCCGCCGGCTACCACAGCTTCTCCGCCTCCCCCTCATCCTCCTCGCGGTcctacggcggcgacggcgacctgCGGGAGCTTATGCGCGCCGCGTCGGAGAGGCGGGCGGCCCCGGAGCGCCCGCCGGCCGTGCCCAGGAGCCGGAGCGTGGCCATGGCGAAGATCGACGAGGACGGGCCGTGCGAGTTTGGTCTCGCCGGCGACGGCGTGGCGTTTGCCAGGAGCCGGAGCTGCGCCGTCTCCGCCGGCCGGGCCAGTGGGCAGAGGGGGAGGGCCGCCCATGTGCCTGTGTCTTGA